One Bacillus sp. FJAT-52991 genomic region harbors:
- the ccsA gene encoding cytochrome c biogenesis protein CcsA, protein MLFEQDMTRIHELMVILYAASIMFYFIDFLNQNKKANQIAFSMLSIVWVLQTIFLFLYMKQTGRFPVLTLSEGLYFYAWILITLSLVMNRLLRMDFMVFFTNVIGFVIMAIHAFAPVQVESQAMAEKLFSELLFIHITMAILSYGAFSLSFIFSLLYLLQHRLLKMKKWSHRLWRIGDLQKLAKLSYIFNAIGVPILLLSLILGLTWKCMKLPDVSWFDVKIVASVVLLTIYSVFLYLKVRRGVYEKTLAQLNCAAFVIVLINFFLVSRFSSFHFWYA, encoded by the coding sequence ATGTTATTTGAACAAGACATGACAAGAATTCACGAACTGATGGTTATTTTATATGCAGCAAGCATCATGTTCTATTTCATTGACTTTTTAAATCAAAACAAGAAGGCGAATCAAATCGCCTTCTCGATGTTATCGATTGTTTGGGTACTTCAAACAATCTTTTTATTTCTTTATATGAAGCAAACAGGTCGATTCCCTGTGCTTACCCTTTCTGAAGGGCTTTATTTTTATGCCTGGATCTTAATCACGCTGTCGCTTGTGATGAACCGGTTGTTGCGAATGGATTTCATGGTGTTTTTCACGAATGTGATAGGGTTTGTCATTATGGCCATTCATGCATTTGCACCTGTGCAGGTTGAATCTCAAGCGATGGCGGAAAAGCTATTTTCTGAGCTGTTATTTATTCACATTACAATGGCTATCCTATCTTATGGGGCCTTTTCGTTATCGTTTATTTTTTCCTTGCTCTATTTGCTGCAGCACAGGCTATTAAAAATGAAAAAATGGAGTCATCGCCTTTGGCGGATTGGTGATTTGCAGAAACTGGCTAAGCTTTCTTATATTTTCAATGCAATCGGTGTTCCGATATTATTGTTAAGTCTCATTTTAGGACTAACATGGAAATGTATGAAGCTTCCTGACGTCAGTTGGTTTGATGTGAAAATCGTGGCTTCAGTGGTGTTGTTAACGATCTATAGTGTATTCCTATATTTAAAGGTCCGTCGGGGAGTATATGAGAAAACATTGGCGCAATTGAACTGTGCAGCTTTTGTCATTGTATTAATTAACTTTTTCCTAGTGAGTCGATTTTCGTCGTTTCACTTTTGGTATGCATAA
- the hemA gene encoding glutamyl-tRNA reductase — MQIIVVGLNYKTAPVEIRERLSFNEADLERAMSELQKQKSILENVILSTCNRTEIYAVVDQLHTGRHYIKDFLSKWFKIEKEEFTPFLFIYEQEAAVEHLFKVTSSLNSMVLGETQILGQVRSSFLRGQEIASTGTVFNHLFKQAVTLAKKAHAETDIGTNAVSVSYAAVELAKKIFGNLKGKHVLVVGAGKMGELAIQNLHGSGATKVTVINRTFEKAAVLAERFDGDAKTLQELQCALVEADILISSTGSKDYVITKERMAVVEKLRKGKPLFMVDIAVPRDLDPAIAELDSVFLYDIDDLEGIVQANLVERQKAAGKIELMIEREIVAFNDWINMLGVVPVISALRQKALSIQAETMESIERKMPNLTDRERKVLSKHTKSIINQMLKDPISQAKELAGDKKAAEKLELFMQIFNIEQEVEEQKQAKVVEQRVQVAQAKPLFQV, encoded by the coding sequence GTGCAAATTATTGTGGTGGGACTGAACTACAAAACAGCCCCAGTGGAGATCAGGGAACGGTTATCATTTAACGAGGCGGACTTAGAACGAGCGATGTCAGAGCTTCAAAAGCAAAAAAGCATTTTAGAAAATGTCATTTTGTCTACATGTAACCGGACAGAGATCTATGCGGTCGTGGATCAACTTCATACAGGGCGACACTATATTAAAGACTTCTTATCGAAGTGGTTTAAGATTGAAAAGGAAGAGTTCACACCTTTTCTATTTATTTATGAGCAAGAGGCAGCTGTCGAGCATTTGTTTAAAGTAACGAGTAGCTTAAATTCAATGGTTCTTGGAGAAACGCAAATTCTTGGCCAAGTTCGCTCAAGCTTTTTGCGTGGTCAAGAAATAGCCTCTACAGGTACGGTATTTAATCATTTATTTAAACAAGCTGTCACTTTGGCGAAAAAGGCGCATGCTGAAACAGACATTGGGACGAATGCGGTATCTGTCAGCTATGCGGCTGTTGAGCTAGCGAAAAAGATTTTCGGAAATCTTAAAGGAAAGCATGTACTCGTTGTTGGAGCGGGAAAAATGGGCGAGTTGGCCATTCAAAATCTACATGGTAGCGGAGCAACGAAAGTAACGGTCATCAATCGTACGTTTGAAAAGGCAGCTGTGCTAGCTGAGCGCTTTGATGGAGATGCGAAAACGTTACAGGAGTTGCAATGTGCGTTAGTAGAGGCCGATATTTTAATTAGCTCAACAGGGTCAAAAGATTATGTAATTACAAAAGAAAGAATGGCTGTTGTGGAAAAATTGCGTAAAGGCAAACCATTATTCATGGTTGATATTGCTGTTCCTCGCGATCTTGACCCTGCAATTGCTGAACTTGACAGCGTGTTCTTATACGATATTGATGATCTTGAAGGAATTGTACAAGCCAATCTTGTGGAGCGTCAAAAAGCAGCGGGAAAAATTGAGCTTATGATTGAACGTGAAATTGTGGCGTTTAATGATTGGATCAATATGCTTGGCGTCGTTCCGGTAATTTCTGCTCTTCGTCAGAAAGCGCTCTCTATTCAAGCGGAAACGATGGAAAGCATTGAACGAAAAATGCCGAACTTAACGGATCGTGAACGGAAAGTATTGAGCAAGCATACGAAAAGTATTATTAATCAAATGCTCAAAGATCCGATCTCGCAAGCAAAAGAATTGGCGGGAGATAAGAAGGCCGCTGAAAAATTAGAGCTGTTTATGCAAATCTTCAATATCGAACAAGAAGTAGAGGAACAAAAGCAGGCAAAAGTCGTGGAACAACGCGTTCAAGTAGCACAAGCAAAGCCTTTATTCCAAGTGTAA
- a CDS encoding LiaI-LiaF-like domain-containing protein → MKQQRLFPGVILIGFGLYFFLQQTGISGIQPFLSWPTLLIVIGLAFLAEAYSGNEASGILPGVILTGFGIHFHVVNHFDFWSNDTGVFILIISLGFLMQYQKTRKGLFQGLLFLVLAIIALFYDKVIEWLGILENRALSLWQFWPIVLIVIGGYLLFIKKK, encoded by the coding sequence ATGAAGCAGCAACGATTATTTCCAGGTGTGATTTTAATCGGGTTTGGATTGTACTTTTTCTTACAACAGACGGGGATTAGTGGCATTCAACCGTTCTTGAGTTGGCCGACTTTACTCATCGTGATTGGCCTAGCTTTTTTAGCCGAAGCTTACAGTGGAAATGAAGCCAGTGGCATTTTGCCAGGGGTGATTTTAACAGGTTTTGGCATTCACTTTCATGTCGTCAACCACTTTGATTTTTGGTCAAACGACACCGGTGTCTTTATCTTAATTATTTCACTTGGATTTTTAATGCAGTATCAAAAAACGAGAAAAGGATTATTTCAAGGCTTGCTTTTTCTTGTTTTGGCCATCATCGCGCTCTTTTATGATAAGGTAATTGAATGGTTAGGTATTCTTGAAAACCGCGCCCTTTCTCTTTGGCAATTTTGGCCGATCGTACTAATTGTTATCGGCGGCTACTTATTATTTATTAAAAAGAAATAG
- a CDS encoding DUF2062 domain-containing protein, with translation MIQVMQRRIKYLLLKFFRLKGSAHSISIGFTLGASINFVPSFGIGVLISVAIAKLFKGNPIAGFLGGISLMWVFPVLFYLNYLTGRFVFPDDLGDGIEQVANHSASLDQSVLTSLSLGRTFIIGMLINIALFICLLYPPIYIISKRYQKKILQYIYVKWVKRPAI, from the coding sequence ATGATCCAGGTTATGCAACGGAGAATAAAATATTTACTATTAAAGTTTTTTAGATTAAAAGGAAGCGCCCACAGTATTTCGATAGGCTTTACTTTAGGGGCTTCCATTAACTTTGTTCCATCCTTCGGCATCGGAGTATTGATCTCTGTTGCCATCGCCAAACTATTTAAGGGAAATCCCATTGCTGGCTTTTTAGGCGGCATTTCATTAATGTGGGTTTTTCCTGTGCTGTTTTACTTAAACTACTTAACAGGCCGTTTTGTTTTTCCAGATGATTTAGGCGACGGGATTGAACAAGTAGCAAACCACTCGGCATCGCTTGATCAATCCGTTCTTACTAGCCTTTCGCTCGGCCGAACATTTATTATCGGTATGCTCATTAACATCGCTCTTTTCATTTGTTTATTGTACCCGCCGATCTACATTATTTCTAAACGATATCAAAAAAAGATTCTACAATATATATACGTAAAATGGGTGAAAAGGCCAGCTATTTAA
- the yihA gene encoding ribosome biogenesis GTP-binding protein YihA/YsxC, with product MKVNQVEMVISAVKPEQYPDSTLPEFALAGRSNVGKSSFINKMINRKSMARISSKPGKTQTLNFYKIEEALYFVDVPGYGFAKVSKKEREAWGKMIETYLTTREQLRACVLIIDLRHPPTEDDVMMYNFLKHYDIPAVVIATKADKIPKGKWQKHLKVVKEKLEFEPEDDIVVFSSETGQGKDEVWKVLQRRMKN from the coding sequence ATGAAAGTTAATCAAGTAGAAATGGTTATTAGTGCAGTAAAACCGGAACAATATCCAGACAGTACTTTGCCAGAGTTTGCATTGGCTGGACGTTCAAATGTCGGGAAGTCATCTTTTATTAATAAAATGATCAACCGTAAAAGTATGGCTCGTATTTCCTCTAAGCCAGGGAAAACACAAACGCTTAATTTTTATAAAATTGAAGAGGCTCTTTACTTTGTCGATGTCCCTGGCTATGGCTTTGCCAAAGTCTCTAAAAAAGAGCGTGAAGCATGGGGGAAAATGATTGAAACGTATTTAACGACGCGGGAACAGCTAAGAGCTTGCGTGTTAATTATTGACTTAAGACATCCTCCGACAGAAGATGATGTGATGATGTACAATTTTCTGAAGCATTATGATATTCCGGCTGTGGTCATCGCCACAAAAGCGGATAAAATTCCAAAAGGAAAATGGCAAAAACATTTAAAAGTCGTCAAAGAAAAGCTCGAATTTGAGCCAGAAGATGATATTGTGGTTTTTTCATCTGAAACAGGTCAAGGTAAAGATGAAGTTTGGAAAGTATTGCAAAGACGCATGAAGAATTAA
- the lon gene encoding endopeptidase La: MSNQPVHTVPLLPLRGLLVYPTMVLHLDVGRDRSVQALEQAMMDNHLIFLATQKDTNIDDPLQEDLFETGTLTKVKQMLKLPNGTIRVLVEGLERATIETVEDKEEYFLATVQTHPDEQLMSTELQALMRTLLQYFEQYIKLSKKVSAETYSTVADIEEPGRLADIVASHLPIKLKEKQEILETFDVQERLNRIIQLLNNEKQVLNLEKKIGQRVKTSMERTQKEYFLREQMKAIQQELGEKEGKTGEVEELLKRIEEAGMPENVEKTALKELNRYEKIPSSAAESVVIRNYLDWLLALPWSKATDDDLDVSHAEMILNRDHYGLEKVKERVLEYLAVQQLTKSLKGPILCLAGPPGVGKTSLARSIAESLGRNFVRISLGGVRDESEIRGHRRTYVGAMPGRIIQGMKKAGTINPVFLLDEIDKMSSDFRGDPSAALLEVLDPEQNHNFSDHYIEETYDLSNVMFIATANDLTTIPGPLRDRMEIITIAGYTEVEKTHIAMEHLLPKQIEDHGLSKSQLQVKQEAVQDTIRYYTREAGVRSLKRQLAAVCRKAAKKIVSKERKRIVVTSKNIEDFLGKKIFRYGQAETVDQVGVANGLAYTTVGGDTLQIEVSLSPGKGKLILTGKLGDVMKESAQAAFSYVRSKTNELNIETNFYEKYDIHIHVPEGAVPKDGPSAGITMATALVSALTGRPVRKEVGMTGEITLRGRVLPIGGVKEKSLGAHRAGLKTIILPQDNEKDIEDIPESVRNELTFVLASTMEDVLKVSLVGEKNES; this comes from the coding sequence CAAGCATTGGAACAAGCGATGATGGACAATCATTTAATCTTTTTAGCTACACAAAAAGATACGAATATAGATGACCCTCTTCAGGAAGATTTGTTTGAGACAGGGACATTGACGAAAGTGAAGCAAATGCTTAAGTTGCCAAACGGTACGATTCGTGTCTTGGTAGAAGGGTTAGAACGGGCGACAATTGAAACAGTGGAAGATAAGGAAGAGTACTTTTTGGCGACCGTTCAAACGCATCCGGACGAACAGCTAATGAGCACAGAACTTCAGGCACTGATGCGAACGCTTCTGCAATATTTTGAACAATACATAAAGCTTTCTAAAAAGGTATCAGCTGAAACATATTCCACCGTAGCAGATATTGAGGAACCAGGACGATTAGCAGATATTGTCGCTTCTCATTTGCCAATCAAACTGAAGGAAAAGCAGGAAATTCTTGAAACGTTTGATGTGCAAGAGCGTTTGAATCGTATTATTCAATTATTAAATAATGAGAAGCAAGTGCTTAATTTAGAGAAAAAGATTGGGCAACGTGTGAAAACATCAATGGAACGGACGCAAAAGGAGTATTTTTTGCGTGAGCAAATGAAAGCGATCCAACAGGAGCTGGGAGAGAAGGAAGGCAAAACAGGCGAAGTCGAAGAACTGCTGAAGCGCATTGAAGAAGCGGGCATGCCGGAAAATGTGGAAAAAACAGCGTTAAAGGAATTAAACCGCTACGAAAAGATCCCTTCAAGTGCAGCAGAAAGCGTCGTGATTCGCAACTATTTAGATTGGCTCCTTGCTTTACCATGGTCGAAAGCAACAGATGATGACCTAGATGTATCTCATGCAGAAATGATCTTAAACCGTGACCATTATGGCTTAGAAAAAGTAAAGGAACGGGTGTTGGAGTATTTAGCGGTGCAACAGCTAACGAAATCTTTAAAAGGTCCGATCCTTTGCCTTGCGGGTCCTCCAGGAGTAGGGAAAACATCTTTAGCCCGTTCGATTGCGGAGTCGCTCGGAAGAAATTTTGTACGTATTTCGCTTGGAGGAGTGCGTGATGAATCGGAAATTCGCGGTCATCGCCGCACTTATGTGGGAGCGATGCCCGGACGCATTATTCAAGGAATGAAAAAAGCAGGAACGATCAACCCTGTATTTTTACTTGACGAAATTGACAAAATGTCGAGCGACTTTAGAGGAGATCCATCCGCTGCTTTGTTAGAAGTGCTCGACCCGGAACAAAACCATAACTTTAGCGATCATTATATTGAAGAAACGTATGATCTTTCTAATGTCATGTTTATTGCGACAGCGAATGATTTAACGACGATTCCGGGCCCGCTCCGTGACCGAATGGAGATTATTACGATTGCTGGATATACGGAAGTAGAAAAAACGCATATCGCAATGGAGCATTTACTGCCAAAGCAAATCGAAGACCATGGTTTATCAAAAAGCCAACTGCAGGTAAAGCAAGAAGCTGTACAAGATACGATCCGCTATTATACAAGGGAAGCGGGGGTACGCAGTCTTAAGCGTCAGCTAGCGGCGGTCTGTCGGAAAGCGGCGAAGAAGATTGTATCTAAGGAGCGCAAGCGGATCGTCGTCACGAGTAAAAACATAGAAGATTTCTTAGGAAAGAAAATATTCCGTTATGGCCAAGCAGAAACGGTGGACCAAGTCGGTGTAGCCAATGGACTAGCTTATACGACAGTCGGTGGAGACACGCTGCAAATCGAAGTCTCTCTTTCTCCAGGAAAAGGAAAATTGATTTTAACCGGTAAGCTTGGGGACGTGATGAAAGAATCAGCGCAAGCAGCCTTTAGTTATGTCCGTTCTAAAACGAATGAGCTAAACATTGAGACGAATTTTTATGAGAAATATGATATTCATATCCATGTGCCAGAGGGTGCTGTCCCGAAAGATGGACCATCTGCAGGGATCACGATGGCCACTGCCCTTGTATCAGCATTAACTGGTCGTCCGGTTCGCAAGGAAGTAGGGATGACAGGTGAGATCACGCTACGGGGACGCGTGTTGCCGATTGGAGGCGTCAAAGAGAAGTCGTTAGGTGCTCATCGTGCGGGGCTAAAAACGATTATTCTCCCTCAAGACAATGAAAAAGATATTGAAGACATTCCAGAAAGCGTGCGTAATGAATTAACATTCGTTCTCGCTTCCACAATGGAAGATGTTCTGAAAGTGTCATTAGTAGGTGAAAAAAATGAAAGTTAA